The segment CGGATCGACGCCGCCGATCGGCTCGTCGAGCAGGTACAGGGCAGCTCTGCGCGCCATAACGAGCACGAGCTGCACCTTCTCCTTCGTTCCCTTAGAAAGCGCCCCCATAGTGCTCGTTAGGGGAACCGACAGACGCAAGAGCATATCTTCGGCAAGCCTTCGGTCGAAGTCAGCGTAGAAATCGGCGAAGAACGAAAGCGTATCGTTCACCTTCATAGCGGGGCTGAAATACGGTCGTTCGGGAAGATAGGAAACACGGCCTTTCGTCGAAGGACTCGGTGTCTCACCGAGGATGAACGCGCCGCCCGCCGTGGGCTGCAAAAGCCCCGCGATAAGTTTGATGAGCGTGGTCTTTCCGCTACCGTTCGGCCCGAGCAGACCGACGACGCGCCCACTCGGCACCGAGAACGTAACGGCATTGAGCGCGTTCACGTTCCCGTAGCGCTTGGTGAGCGATCGGCACTCGAGCACCGGCGCGCGCACG is part of the Raoultibacter phocaeensis genome and harbors:
- a CDS encoding ABC transporter ATP-binding protein, which gives rise to MDQPYAQPHVPIPEPVRAPVLECRSLTKRYGNVNALNAVTFSVPSGRVVGLLGPNGSGKTTLIKLIAGLLQPTAGGAFILGETPSPSTKGRVSYLPERPYFSPAMKVNDTLSFFADFYADFDRRLAEDMLLRLSVPLTSTMGALSKGTKEKVQLVLVMARRAALYLLDEPIGGVDPAARDFILGTIITNYHRDSTILVSTHLVADVEAVLDDFILLQYGTMSLYSSPHLVREQTGRSLDQYFREAFRC